From the genome of Ziziphus jujuba cultivar Dongzao chromosome 6, ASM3175591v1, one region includes:
- the LOC107429869 gene encoding general transcription and DNA repair factor IIH helicase subunit XPB1: protein MGHGHGDKGRPSKKHKSSAKEEQRITMVDDEDAYLGNEADDDFRDGEEGKKRDFSKLELKPDHANRPLWACADGRIFLETFSPLYKQAYDFLIAIAEPVCRPESMHEYNLTPHSLYAAVSVGLETETIIAVLNKLSKTKLPKEMIDFIHGSTANYGKVKLVLKKNRYFVESPFPEVLKRLLKDEIISKSRIISEGSNGNDGFTVSKALGETGNGHGDLLNEAELVAAAEEKETHSFEIDPSQVENVKQRCLPNALNYPMLEEYDFRNDTVNPDLDMELKPQAQPRPYQEKSLSKMFGNGRARSGIIVLPCGAGKSLVGVSAASRIRKSCLCLATNAVSVDQWAFQFKLWSTIRDEQICRFTSDSKERFRGSAGVVVTTYNMVAFGGKRSEESEKIIEEIRNREWGLLLMDEVHVVPAHMFRKVISITKSHCKLGLTATLVREDERITDLNFLIGPKLYEANWLDLVKGGFIANVQCAEVWCPMTKEFFAEYLKKENSKKKQALYVMNPNKFRACEFLIRFHEQQRGDKIIVFADNLFALTEYAMKLRKPMIYGATSHVERTKILEAFKTSRDVNTIFLSKVGDNSIDIPEANVIIQISSHAGSRRQEAQRLGRILRAKGKLQDRMAGGKEEYNAFFYSLVSTDTQEMYYSTKRQQFLIDQGYSFKVITSLPPPDSGADLSYHRLEDQLALLSKVLSAGDDAVGLEQLEEDADDIALHKARRSMGSMSAMSGANGMVYMEYSTGRKLAGQGQLKSKPKDPAKRHYLFKRRYG from the exons atgggaCACGGACATG GTGATAAAGGTCGGCCCAGTAAAAAGCACAAATCATCTGCAAAG GAGGAGCAGAGGATCACAATGGTCGATGATGAAGATGCATATTTGGGCAATGAAGCCGACGATGATTTTCGTGATG GTGAAGAAGGGAAAAAGAGGGACTTCAGCAAATTAGAGTTGAAACCCGACCACGCCAATCGGCCTTTGTGGGCTTGTGCTGATGGCAGGATTTTCCTTGAGACATTCTCTCCATTGTATAAACAAGCTTATGATTTCCTCATTGCCATTGCCGAACCCGTTTGCAG gccggaatcGATGCATGAGTATAATTTGACCCCTCACTCATTGTATGCCGCGGTGTCGGTTGGTCTAGAAACAGAAACAATCATTGCTGTTTTGAATAAACTGTCCAAAACCAAACTTCCCAAAGAAATGATTGATTTCATACATGGTTCTACTGCCAATTACGGCAAAGTTAAGCTCGTGCTTAAGAAGAATCGGTATTTTGTTGAATCCCCATTTCCAGAG GTGTTAAAGAGATTGCTTAAGGATGAAATTATATCTAAATCACGGATTATCTCTGAG GGTTCAAATGGAAATGATGGATTTACTGTTAGCAAAGCTTTGGGTGAAACGGGAAATGGTCATGGTGATTTGCTAAATGAAGCTGAGTTGGTGGCTGCAgctgaagaaaaagaaactcactCCTTTGAGATTGATCCTTCACAG GTTGAAAATGTTAAACAACGTTGTCTGCCAAATGCTTTAAATTATCCCATGCTGGAGGAGTACGACTTCAGAAATGATACT GTCAATCCTGACCTTGATATGGAACTGAAGCCACAAGCACAACCACGACCATATCAGGAGAAGAGCTTGAGtaaaatgtttggaaatg GTAGAGCAAGATCTGGCATTATTGTGTTACCCTGTGGTGCTGGAAAATCTCTAGTTGGTGTTTCTGCAGCCTCCCGAATAAGAAAGAGCTGCCTTTGTTTAGCAACAAATGCCGTATCTGTGGATCAGTGGGCTTTTCAGTTTAAGCTCTGGTCAACCATCCGGGATGAGCAAATCTGTCGTTTCACATCTGATAGCAAAGAAAGATTCCGTGGCAGTGCTGGGGTGGTTGTGACAACATACAATATGGTTGCTTTTGGGGGTAAACGATCTGAAGAATCTGAAAAGATCATTGAAGAAATAAGAAATAGAGAATGGGGATTGCTTCTCATGGATGAG GTGCATGTTGTTCCCGCTCACATGTTTAGAAAGGTCATCAGTATAACAAAATCTCACTGCAAACTTGGACTTACTG CCACACTTGTTCGAGAGGATGAGAGGATTACAGATCTCAACTTCCTTATTGGTCCCAAACTATATGAAGCAAACTGGTTGGATTTGGTAAAGGGAGGATTTATTGCAAATGTACAGTGTGCTGAAGTATGGTGTCCAATGACGAAGGAGTTTTTTGCTGAATATTTGAAGAAGGAAAACTCCAAGAAAAAACAG GCGCTTTATGTGATGAACCCTAACAAGTTTAGGGCATGTGAGTTTCTCATACGCTTTCATGAACAGCAACGTGGTGATAAGATTATTGTCTTTGCTGACAACCTCTTTGCACTCACGGAGTATGCAATGAAACTTCGCAAACCAATGATCTATGGTGCTACCAG CCATGTTGAGAGGACAAAAATTCTTGAAGCTTTCAAAACTAGTCGGGACGTAAACACAATTTTCCTGTCCAAG GTAGGTGATAATTCCATAGATATTCCAGAGGCGAATGTGATAATTCAGATTTCATCTCATGCTGGTTCAAGACGTCAAGAAGCCCAACGTTTGGGTCGTATTCTTAGGGCTAAg GGTAAGCTTCAGGATAGGATGGCTGGAGGCAAAGAGGAGTATAATGCGTTTTTTTATTCCCTTGTGTCAACGGATACCCAG GAAATGTATTATTCAACGAAAAGGCAGCAGTTTTTGATTGATCAAGGTTATAGCTTTAAG GTAATAACAAGCTTGCCTCCACCTGATTCAGGAGCTGATTTGAGCTACCATCGCCTTGAAGACCAACTGGCTCTTCTTTCGAAG GTATTGAGTGCTGGTGATGATGCTGTTGGCTTGGAACAGTTAGAAGAAGATGCAGATGACATAGCTCTTCATAAAGCTCGTCGTTCCATGGGATCGATGAGTGCAATGTCTGGTGCCAATGGGATGGTTTACATGGAGTACAG TACCGGACGAAAGCTTGCTGGCCAAGGGCAGCTTAAGAGTAAGCCTAAGGATCCGGCCAAGCGGCATTATCTATTCAAAAGACGATATGGTTGA
- the LOC107429848 gene encoding uncharacterized protein LOC107429848 isoform X1, with protein sequence MLEAELCSSRVLSPLREESGDEELSVLPRHTKVIVTGNNRTKSVLVGLQGVVKKAVGLGGWHWLVLKNGVEVKLQRNALSVLEHPTGNEIDDDHDYDNSSTSSDIVDKDNDFSSSTEFHKLSKPRIRHAKRWIPPTSLKPINRSTYKEVQSIHTSQSSINMAKLGMDALRRYCKHFNLLSSNSDPTREHMVNIVQRHFTSHQKPLDEASVITEFVHSAKRRKEEAEFAETTAKIHKE encoded by the exons ATGCTGGAGGCTGAGCTTTGTTCTTCGCGAGTTCTGTCGCCTTTACGCGAAGAAAGTGGGGATGAAGAGCTTTCTGTTCTACCCAGACACACCAAAGTTATTGTCACTGGAAACAACAGAACAAAGTCTGTATTGGTGGGTCTGCAAGGCGTGGTCAAGAAGGCTGTTGGTCTAGGAGGTTGGCATTGGCTG GTTCTGAAGAATGGGGTTGAAGTCAAACTACAAAGGAATGCACTGAGTGTGCTGGAACATCCAACAGGCAATGAAATAGATGATGATCATGATTATGACAACTCTAGCACTAGTTCTGACATCGTTGACAAGGACAATGATTTCT CTAGCAGTACTGAGTTCCACAAACTGAGTAAGCCAAGAATTCGGCACGCGAAGCGCTGGATTCCTCCTACCTCACTAAAACCAATAAATCGCAGCACCTATAAAGAAGTACAATCTATCCACACATCTCAATCG AGCATAAACATGGCGAAACTTGGAATGGACGCATTGCGGAGATATTGCAAACACTTCAACCTT TTAAGCAGCAATTCCGATCCTACAAGGGAACACATGGTTAATATAGTACAGCGACATTTTACATCACATCAG AAGCCATTGGATGAGGCATCAGTGATCACTGAATTCGTTCATTCTGCCAagagaaggaaggaagaagcCGAGTTTGCTGAGACAACAGCAAAGATACATAAAGAGTGA
- the LOC107429849 gene encoding serine/arginine-rich splicing factor SR45a, with amino-acid sequence MPYSRAGRSVSPRSSVSPVRGRRSRSLSRSRRSRSRSNDSGDATNPGNNLYVTGLSTRVTTSELEKFFGKEGKVLECHLVTDPRTRESRGFGFVTMETTEDAERCIKYLNRSVLEGRLVTVEKAKRKRGRTPTPGRYHGLRDRRGYDRRRSRSYSPRRWQDRDPYSRDRRGRSRSPYGRRMDDYPDSYRRRRERSLSEPR; translated from the exons ATGCCATACTCCAGAGCTGGAAG ATCTGTTTCACCACGTAGCTCCGTCTCACCTGTAAGAGGCCGTCGATCAAGATCATTGTCTAGATCAAGGAGAAGCCGTTCCAG GAGCAATGATTCTGGTGATGCAACCAATCCTGGAAATAACTTGTATGTGACAGGCTTATCGACAAGAGTTACTACCAGTGAGCTTGAAAAGTTTTTTGGCAAAGAAGGAAAG GTTCTGGAGTGCCATCTGGTTACAGATCCTCGTACCAGAGAATCTCGTGGATTTGGGTTTGTCACCATGGAAACAACTGAAGATGCAGAACGCTGCATAAAATACTTGAATCGTTCAGTGCTTGAAGGTCGACTAGTTACTGTTGAGAAG GCAAAAAGGAAGCGAGGGAGGACACCAACTCCAGGCAGGTATCACGGATTGAGAGATAGACGAG GATATGATCGTAGACGTTCTCGTAGTTACTCGCCTCGTCGATGGCAAGATAGGGATCCATATTCAAGGGACCGACGAGGAAGATCACGCTCTCCATATGGTAGGAGGATGGATGATTATCCTGACTCATATAGGAGGCGCAGGGAGCGTTCCTTGTCAGAACCTAGATAA
- the LOC107429848 gene encoding uncharacterized protein LOC107429848 isoform X2 produces the protein MLEAELCSSRVLSPLREESGDEELSVLPRHTKVIVTGNNRTKSVLVGLQGVVKKAVGLGGWHWLVLKNGVEVKLQRNALSVLEHPTGNEIDDDHDYDNSSTSSDIVDKDNDFSSSTEFHKLSKPRIRHAKRWIPPTSLKPINRSTYKEVQSIHTSQSSINMAKLGMDALRRYCKHFNLLSSNSDPTREHMVNIVQRHFTSHQPLDEASVITEFVHSAKRRKEEAEFAETTAKIHKE, from the exons ATGCTGGAGGCTGAGCTTTGTTCTTCGCGAGTTCTGTCGCCTTTACGCGAAGAAAGTGGGGATGAAGAGCTTTCTGTTCTACCCAGACACACCAAAGTTATTGTCACTGGAAACAACAGAACAAAGTCTGTATTGGTGGGTCTGCAAGGCGTGGTCAAGAAGGCTGTTGGTCTAGGAGGTTGGCATTGGCTG GTTCTGAAGAATGGGGTTGAAGTCAAACTACAAAGGAATGCACTGAGTGTGCTGGAACATCCAACAGGCAATGAAATAGATGATGATCATGATTATGACAACTCTAGCACTAGTTCTGACATCGTTGACAAGGACAATGATTTCT CTAGCAGTACTGAGTTCCACAAACTGAGTAAGCCAAGAATTCGGCACGCGAAGCGCTGGATTCCTCCTACCTCACTAAAACCAATAAATCGCAGCACCTATAAAGAAGTACAATCTATCCACACATCTCAATCG AGCATAAACATGGCGAAACTTGGAATGGACGCATTGCGGAGATATTGCAAACACTTCAACCTT TTAAGCAGCAATTCCGATCCTACAAGGGAACACATGGTTAATATAGTACAGCGACATTTTACATCACATCAG CCATTGGATGAGGCATCAGTGATCACTGAATTCGTTCATTCTGCCAagagaaggaaggaagaagcCGAGTTTGCTGAGACAACAGCAAAGATACATAAAGAGTGA
- the LOC107429859 gene encoding uncharacterized protein LOC107429859, with the protein MNQYNGSAENIQYLQNVDQCYPVQKKIRFKLLYGQFIPGIYYFGLFNGLGLIRTQSKMIDSGSSYSFSANVTVEGCSHPAMQGQHCDQTVEDLSDIHVAYDGHVLNFSRNLCLVKEEPKVYSFDTYVGLQMTISAKDFSFNQTLSNSTRDANELSIMFYARFNGIPDNSLYDYSYDLTKGPLVIPIPKSGMWYFSIQATYGSKVEIDAEVCTSVEWKMVVCPEKKDGPNCVYEEYTLKGVYQNNPTVPQVYFPDSKHVDTKLTSFPLEPLLSKSSDVEKSGYAWTYFDFDTPQHIEGKNIHIQLLSDTRLNYEIYIRFNGLPTVDMWDISYSNQTAKSKNNSMVKLYDSTEQIVNLYVLYPRNEFWIIGLRHPVSVENSSRPNTRMSVSAKWCPNKCSNQGTYQACYDGSRTIYYHYCSCDRNHGGFDCSVDLFSRAGRIWHRTCIIGSNVAAILPAFKALQQKAFADFLIFISSGISSALYHTCDVGYRCILQFHILQFMDFWLSFLAVMSTFVYLCNVSEAAKRTMHTIASISSALLALTGATRSSNIPIVLSMGAAGLLIGWLTELCRVNKLSSSDKGTMLSFPKRRQNVKVGFVNIGKTLYRYFCWVYVVLGFVAFSIAAISRENENSQNYWILHSLWHVSIYTSAFFFFCSKESNPKGDLDGGPRTASSYETVASI; encoded by the exons aTGAATCAGTATAATGGCTCTGCTGAAAATATACAATATCTTCAGAATGTGGACCAATGCTATCCAGTGCAGAAAAAGATCAGATTTAAATTGCTATATGGTCAG TTCATTCCaggaatttattattttggccTGTTCAACGGCCTTGGACTTATTAGAACTCAATCAAAAATG ATTGATAGTGGCTCATCATACTCCTTCAGTGCGAATGTAACAGTGGAAGGCTGTTCACACCCTGCAATGCAGGGCCAACATTGTGATCAGACTGTTGAGGATCTTTCAGATATACATGTTGCTTATGATGGACATGTACTGAACTTTTCTCGTAATTTATGCCTTGTGAAAGAGGAGCCAAAAGTTTACTCCTTTGACACCTACGTAGGACTCCAAATGACAATAAGTGCTAAAGACTTCAGTTTTAATCAGACTCTTTCAAACAGCACAAGGGATGCCAATGAATTATCTATAATGTTTTATGCTCGATTTAATGGAATCCCGGATAATTCTTTGTATGATTATTCATATGACTTAACAAAAGGTCCCCTGGTTATCCCTATACCGAAGTCTGGTATGTGGTATTTTTCTATCCAGGCCACttatgggtcaaaagttgagaTAGATGCAGAAGTTTGCACTTCAGTGGAATGGAAAATGGTTGTTTGCCCCGAAAAGAAGGATGGACCAAACTGTGTTTATGAAGAGTATACACTTAAG ggaGTTTATCAAAATAATCCAACTGTTCCTCAAGTTTATTTTCCAGATAGCAAACATGTGGACACAAAATTGACTAGTTTTCCTCTGGAACCCCTCTTGAGCAAATCTTCTGATGTGGAGAAGTCAGGTTATGCTTGgacttattttgattttgacacGCCGCAACATATAGAAGGAAAGAATATCCACATTCAACTATTATCAGATACAAGATTAAactatgaaatttatattagaTTTAATGGATTACCAACTGTTGATATGTGGGACATCAGCTATTCAAACCAGACAGCCAAGTCCAAGAATAACTCAATGGTTAAATTGTATGATTCAACCGAACAAATAGTCAATTTGTATGTCTTATATCCCAGAAATGAATTTTGGATCATTGGATTAAGACATCCTGTTTCGGTGGAAAATTCTTCCAGACCAAACACCAGAATGTCTGTTTCAGCTAAATGGTGTCCAAATAAATGCTCAAATCAGGGAACATATCAGGCATGTTATGATGGAAGTCGAACAATTTACTACCA CTACTGCTCCTGTGATAGAAACCATGGTGGATTTGACTGCAGTGTTGATTTATTTTCCAGAGCAG GAAGAATATGGCATCGGACCTGTATTATTGGTTCAAATGTTGCAGCCATACTTCCTGCATTTAAGGCCCTTCAACAGAAG GCATTTGCAGATTTTTTAATCTTCATCTCTAGTGGAATTTCAAGTGCATTATATCATACTTGCGATGTGGGTTACCGGTGTATTTTACAATTTCATATTCTACAG TTTATGGACTTTTGGCTATCTTTCTTGGCTGTGATGAGCACTTTTGTTTACCTATGCAATGTTAGTGAAGCCGCGAAACGAACTATGCATACAATTGCATCGATAAGTTCAGCCCTTCTAGCATTAACTGGTGCAACCAG GTCAAGCAATATTCCTATTGTTCTATCGATGGGAGCTGCAGGCCTTCTTATCGGGTGGCTGACAGAATTATGCAGAGTGAACAAATTATCCTCGTCTGACAAAGGAACTATGTTAAGCTTCCCCAAGAG AAGGCAGAATGTGAAAGTTGGGTTTGTAAATATAGGAAAGACACTTTATAGATACTTTTGCTGGGTCTATGTGGTCCTTGGCTTCGTTGCATTTTCCATTGCTGCCATAAGCAGGGAAAACGAAAACAGTCAAAACTACTGGATACTTCACAG TTTATGGCATGTTTCTATATACACATctgccttctttttcttttgctctAAAGAAAGCAATCCAAAAGGTGATTTGGATGGAGGACCAAGAACAGCATCTTCATATGAAACAGTTGCATCAATTTGA
- the LOC107429866 gene encoding beta-adaptin-like protein C, with amino-acid sequence MSGHDSKYFSTTKKGEIPELKEELNSQYKDKRKDAVKKVIAAMTVGKDVSSLFTDVVNCMQTENLELKKLVYLYLINYAKSQPDLAILAVNTFVKDSQDPNPLIRALAVRTMGCIRVDKITEYLCDPLQRCLKDDDPYVRKTAAICVAKLYDINAELVEDRGFLEALKDLISDNNPMVVANAVASLAEIQDNSNKPIFEITSHTLSKLLTALNECTEWGQVFILDALSRYKAADAREAENIVERVTPRLQHANCAVVLSAVKMILQQMELITSTDVVRNLCKKMAPPLVTLLSAEPEIQYVALRNINLIVQRRPTILAHEIKVFFCKYNDPIYVKMEKLEIMIKLASDRNIDQVLLEFKEYATEVDVDFVRKAVRAIGRCAIKLERAAERCISVLLELIKIKVNYVVQEAIIVIKDIFRRYPNTYESIIATLCESLDTLDEPEAKASMIWIIGEYAERIDNADELLESFLESFPEEPAQVQLQLLTATVKLFLKKPTEGPQQMIQVVLNNATVETDNPDLRDRAYIYWRLLSTDPEAAKDVVLAEKPVISDDSNQLDPTLLDELLANIATLSSVYHKPPEAFVTRVKTTTQRTDDDEYPEGTEPGYSESPAHVADGAASPPSSSSYVPSAAARQPVPPQSSSPPAAAAVPDLLGDLIGLDNSAIVPVDQPATPAGPPLPILLPASTGQGLQISAQLTRRDGQLFYSILFENNSQTVLDGFMIQFNKNTFGLAAAGPLQVPQIQPGSSAATLLPMVLFQNLSQGPPSSLLQVAIKNNQQPVWYFNDKISLHVLFTEDGRMERASFLETWRSLPDSNEVSKDFPGIVVSSVEATLDQLAASNMFFIARRKHANQDVFYFSAKIPQGIPFLIELTTVIGNPGVKCAVKTPNPDVSALFFESIETLLKA; translated from the exons ATGAGCGGGCACGATTCCAAGTACTTCTCTACCACCAAAAAGGGTGAAATCCCTGAGCTCAAAGAGGAGCTCAATTCTCAGTACAAG GATAAAAGAAAAGATGCTGTTAAGAAGGTGATTGCTGCTATGACTGTTGGGAAGGATGTCTCATCGCTTTTCACGGATGTTGTGAATTGCATGCAAACAGAAAATTTGGAGCTGAAGAAGCTTGTCTATTTGTATCTTATAAATTATGCTAAAAGCCAGCCTGACCTAGCAATACTTGCCGTGAATACATTTGTTAAG GATTCACAGGACCCAAATCCTTTGATTCGTGCATTGGCAGTTCGAACGATGGGATGCATTCGTGTTGATAAAATCACAGAATATCTTTGTGATCCCCTTCAGAGATGTCTTAAG GATGATGATCCTTATGTTCGCAAGACAGCAGCCATATGCGTTGCCAAACTTTATGACATAAATGCTGAATTAGTTGAGGATAGGGGTTTTCTGGAAGCTCTCAAGGATTTGATATCGGACAATAATCCAATGGTTGTAGCAAATGCTGTGGCTTCTCTTGCTGAAATTCAAGATAATAGTAATAAACCCATCTTTGAGATCACTAGTCATACACTCTCAAAGCTGCTTACTGCTTTAAACGAATGCACAGA GTGGGGTCAAGTTTTTATATTGGATGCTCTATCCAGATACAAGGCAGCTGATGCTCGTGAGGCTGAAAATATAGTTGAGCGAGTTACCCCACGATTACAACATGCTAACTGTGCAGTTGTGCTTTCAGCTGTGAAG ATGATCCTCCAACAAATGGAACTTATCACTAGCACTGATGTGGTTAGAAATCTTTGTAAAAAGATGGCTCCCCCACTGGTGACATTACTTTCTGCTGAACCTGAGATACAGTATGTTGCATTACGAAACATCAATCTAATAGTACAAAGACGCCCAACAATCCTCGCCCATGAAATTAAG GTATTCTTCTGCAAGTACAATGATCCTATTTATGTGAAGATGGAAAAGCTAGAAATCATGATAAAGCTTGCTTCTGACCGAAATATAGACCAG GTACTCTTGGAGTTTAAAGAGTATGCTACAGAAGTGGATGTAGATTTTGTCAGAAAGGCCGTGCGTGCCATTGGCCGCTGTGCCATCAAACTAGAAAGAGCAGCTGAGCGGTGCATTAGTGTTCTCCTTGAACTGATCAAGATTAAAGTGAATTATGTGGTTCAAGAAGCTATTATTGTCATAAAAGATATCTTTAGGAGATATCCTAATAC CTACGAATCCATCATTGCAACTTTGTGTGAGAGCCTAGACACTTTAGATGAACCAGAAGCTAAG GCATCAATGATCTGGATAATTGGTGAATATGCGGAAAGAATTGATAATGCTGATGAGCTCCTTGAAAGCTTTTTGGAGAGTTTTCCTGAAGAGCCTGCACAAGTCCAGTTACAATTGCTGACTGCTACTGTTAAACTTTTTCTTAAGAAGCCAACTGAAGGCCCACAGCAGATGATACAG GTTGTTTTGAATAATGCAACAGTGGAGACAGACAATCCTGATCTGCGTGATCGTGCATACATATATTGGCGCCTCTTATCAACTGATCCAGAG GCAGCCAAGGATGTTGTGTTAGCTGAGAAGCCAGTGATAAGTGATGATTCGAACCAACTTGATCCAACACTTCTTGATGAGCTTCTAGCAAACATAGCTACGTTATCTTCTGTATATCACAAGCCTCCAGAAGCATTTGTAACCCGCGTGAAGACCACAACCCAGAGAACTGATGACGATGAATATCCTGAAGGGACTGAACCAGGATATTCTGAATCACCTGCACATGTTGCTGATGGTGCTGCATCCCCACCATCTAGTTCAAGTTATGTTCCATCTGCTGCTGCAAGACAACCAGTTCCTCCACAATCTTCATCTCCGCCTGCTGCTGCTGCAGTCCCAGATTTACTTGGTGATTTGATAGGCCTGGATAACAGTGCCATTGTCCCTGTGGACCAGCCTGCTACTCCAGCAGG CCCTCCATTGCCTATTTTGTTACCAGCATCAACTGGTCAAGGTTTACAGATCAGTGCTCAGCTGACACGAAGAGATGGTCAATTATTTTACAGTATATTGTTTGAGAACAACTCACAGACAGTTCTTGATGGGTTCATGATTCAGTTCAACAAAAATACATTTGGTCTTGCTGCTGCTGGACCCTTACAG GTTCCACAAATCCAACCTGGGTCATCTGCAGCAACTCTCCTGCCAATGGTTTTGTTCCAAAACTTGTCTCAAGGTCCTCCTAGCTCACTTTTGCAGGTTgctattaaaaataatcaacaacCCGTCTGGTACTTCAATGATAAAATCTCGTTGCATGTGTTATTCACTGAGGATGGGAGAATGGAGCGTGCAAGCTTCCTTGAG ACATGGAGATCTCTCCCCGACTCGAATGAGGTTTCGAAAGACTTCCCTGGTATTGTGGTGAGTAGTGTGGAAGCAACTCTAGACCAGCTCGCTGCTTCTAACATGTTCTTCATCGCAAGGCGCAAGCATGCAAACCAGGATGTATTCTACTTCTCTGCGAAAATCCCTCAAGGAATTCCCTTCTTAATTGAGCTCACCACTGTCATCGGAAACCCTGGAGTTAAGTGCGCAGTCAAGACTCCAAACCCTGACGTGTCAGCCCTTTTCTTTGAATCCATTGAGACTCTCCTTAAGGCTTGA